One genomic segment of Terriglobia bacterium includes these proteins:
- the ftsH gene encoding ATP-dependent zinc metalloprotease FtsH, which translates to MNSTVKTVVFWLVIVLSGVLLWQVVKAGGTGQKPKEIIFSEFMSQVDQGNVQEVTILGTEVQGKFRNEKTQFHTTVPANYPDMYKSLQAKGVNITVKDVASGSWPTWLLNLAPLILLGALWFIMIRQMQTGGNKALSFGKSRARLLSMQQKKVTFKDVAGVDEAKEELREIIEFLREAQKFQKLGGRIPKGVLLVGPPGTGKTLLARAVAGEANVPFFSISGSDFVEMFVGVGASRVRDLFEQGKKNAPCIIFIDEIDAVGRHRGAGLGGGHDEREQTLNQLLVEMDGFESNEGVILIAATNRPDVLDPALLRPGRFDRRVVVPRPDVRGREEILRVHTRKIPIADDVDLSVLARGTPGFSGADLANMVNEAALLAARANRKTVMMYDMEIAKDKVLMGAERKSMLLSEEEKRVTAFHEAGHALVAALRDDSDPLHKVTIIPRGMALGVTMQLPIDDKHTYRKTYLETRLAIMMGGRVAEELFLNTMTTGAGNDIEQATELARKMVCEFGMSDLGPLTFGKKEEQIFLGREIAQHRDYSEDTAIKIDQEVRRFVDSGYKSAVDILGNHRDALNRIALALLEREVLDANEVKMLIEGKALPAKVPPSSSHDDGVQQVLKPAPGGAQPGIVPGERPTPA; encoded by the coding sequence GTGAATTCGACGGTCAAAACGGTGGTGTTCTGGCTGGTGATCGTGTTGTCCGGCGTCTTGCTGTGGCAGGTGGTCAAGGCCGGCGGCACCGGGCAAAAACCCAAGGAGATCATCTTCTCCGAATTTATGTCCCAGGTGGACCAGGGCAACGTCCAGGAAGTCACCATCCTGGGCACCGAGGTGCAGGGAAAATTCCGCAACGAGAAGACCCAGTTCCACACCACGGTCCCCGCCAACTACCCCGATATGTACAAGTCCCTTCAGGCGAAGGGCGTCAACATCACGGTCAAGGATGTCGCGAGTGGAAGCTGGCCGACCTGGCTGCTCAACCTGGCGCCGCTGATTCTGTTAGGCGCGCTCTGGTTCATCATGATCCGCCAGATGCAGACCGGCGGAAATAAGGCGCTGTCGTTCGGCAAATCGCGCGCCCGCTTGCTTTCCATGCAGCAGAAGAAGGTCACGTTCAAGGACGTGGCCGGCGTGGATGAGGCCAAAGAAGAGCTGCGCGAAATCATTGAGTTCCTGCGCGAGGCGCAGAAGTTCCAAAAGCTCGGTGGACGCATTCCCAAGGGCGTGCTGCTGGTCGGGCCTCCGGGAACCGGCAAGACGCTGCTCGCCCGCGCCGTCGCCGGCGAGGCCAACGTCCCGTTCTTTTCCATTTCCGGTTCCGATTTCGTGGAGATGTTCGTCGGCGTGGGCGCCAGCCGCGTCCGCGACCTGTTCGAGCAGGGCAAGAAGAACGCCCCCTGCATCATCTTCATTGACGAAATTGACGCCGTCGGACGCCATCGCGGCGCCGGACTCGGCGGCGGTCACGACGAGCGCGAGCAGACTCTGAATCAGTTGCTGGTCGAGATGGACGGCTTCGAATCCAACGAAGGCGTCATCCTGATCGCCGCCACCAACCGTCCCGATGTGCTCGATCCCGCCCTGCTGCGTCCCGGCCGCTTTGACCGGCGCGTCGTAGTTCCTCGTCCTGACGTGCGTGGGCGTGAAGAAATTCTCCGCGTCCATACCCGCAAGATTCCCATCGCCGATGATGTGGATTTGTCCGTGCTGGCCCGCGGCACTCCCGGCTTCAGCGGCGCCGATCTGGCCAACATGGTCAATGAGGCGGCCCTGCTGGCGGCGCGCGCCAACCGCAAGACCGTCATGATGTACGACATGGAAATCGCCAAGGACAAGGTGCTGATGGGCGCCGAGCGCAAAAGCATGCTGCTCTCGGAAGAGGAGAAGCGGGTCACCGCGTTCCACGAGGCCGGCCACGCCTTGGTGGCCGCGCTGCGCGACGACTCCGACCCGCTGCACAAGGTCACCATCATCCCGCGCGGCATGGCGCTGGGCGTCACCATGCAGTTGCCCATTGACGACAAGCACACCTACCGCAAGACCTATCTCGAGACCCGCCTGGCCATCATGATGGGTGGACGCGTAGCCGAAGAGCTGTTCCTCAACACCATGACCACCGGCGCCGGCAACGATATCGAGCAGGCCACCGAGCTGGCGCGCAAGATGGTCTGCGAGTTCGGCATGAGCGACCTCGGGCCGCTGACCTTCGGCAAGAAGGAAGAGCAGATCTTCCTCGGGCGCGAGATCGCGCAGCATCGCGACTACAGCGAGGACACCGCCATCAAGATTGACCAGGAAGTGCGCCGCTTCGTGGATTCCGGTTACAAGTCGGCGGTGGACATCCTCGGCAATCACCGGGATGCCCTGAATCGCATCGCTTTGGCCCTGCTGGAGCGCGAAGTGCTGGACGCCAACGAGGTCAAGATGCTCATCGAAGGCAAGGCGCTCCCGGCGAAGGTGCCGCCGTCTTCTTCGCACGACGACGGTGTGCAGCAGGTGCTGAAACCGGCGCCGGGCGGCGCCCAGCCGGGCATCGTGCCGGGCGAACGGCCAACGCCGGCGTAA